The nucleotide sequence CAAAGCTAATAGTCTGAGAATATTTATCTAGttcttttgaaacaaaaaaaaattcagaagtcacTTTGCCTCTCATCATTCATTCGGAATGACCTCTATTTGTAGATCTCAGAAATGGTAAAGCTTGCGATATGTGGCTTGTAACCTGTCTGTTAATAGGTTaccaaaatgttttattttaacaggCAGGACAAGCATTCAAAAAGTTTCTGCCCCTTTTTGACCGTGTTTTGGTGGAAAAGGTTGCAGCAGAGAAGGTAACAAAAGGGGGCATCATGCTTCCAGAAAAATCCCAAGGCAAAGTGCTTCAAGCAACAGTTGTCGCGATTGGACCTGGCAGCCGAATAAAGGTAGTCTTCAGAAAGTAAAATCCTGAGCAAGAAAACGCTTGTGATCTTACATTAACAAATTCTGACCCAATGGATTCCAAGGTGGACTGCTGTTTTTAAGTTAAATGCAATTAGAAAGCCAAATTCAATACTTTCTCTTGTACTTTCTTCCTTATCTATGAATTTGTAGTGAGTGTGGGTGCATTATAAGCTCCGACAGTACAGGTATAGGACAAACATTAATTTGTGGATAATTTGCATTTTCATTTCAGAATGGTGACATCCACCCAGTTAATGTAAAAGTTGGTGAAACTGTTCTACTCCCAGAATATGGAGGGACTAAGGTTGTCTTGGATGATAAGGTTGGTACTACTATGTTAGTAATTCTTTTGAATGAGTTTAGATGTTCTTttctcaaatgattttttttttcttcttccttaGGATTACTACTTGTTTAGAGATGGAGATATTCTTGGAAAATATACAGCATGAATATTGGATGTTGCTTTCAGTTTTAAGAAACTGGCCATTCCATGAAGTTGCTGTCCTTTTGTCTCAGCCTGTATATACCATTTTTTTGAGCTTTGGTACAATAAAATCAATGTTAAACATACTACTTTGTTTTACTGTGATTGATCTCATTGATAATTTACTAgaatttttaattaataaatataaaattatgaatatAAACAAGTGAACTTGTTgc is from Hemiscyllium ocellatum isolate sHemOce1 chromosome 7, sHemOce1.pat.X.cur, whole genome shotgun sequence and encodes:
- the hspe1 gene encoding 10 kDa heat shock protein, mitochondrial, with protein sequence MAGQAFKKFLPLFDRVLVEKVAAEKVTKGGIMLPEKSQGKVLQATVVAIGPGSRIKNGDIHPVNVKVGETVLLPEYGGTKVVLDDKDYYLFRDGDILGKYTA